In Drosophila innubila isolate TH190305 chromosome 2R unlocalized genomic scaffold, UK_Dinn_1.0 1_C_2R, whole genome shotgun sequence, the following are encoded in one genomic region:
- the LOC117783147 gene encoding sorbin and SH3 domain-containing protein 1 isoform X28, producing MQKLYQEERRRKYLQELQDMNSRRHTDNFTPSQKSPIALNRYDDFPTDVTLKSLVGPKTVARALYNFQGQTSKELSFRKGDTIYIRRQIDPNWYEGEHNAMIGLLPASYVEIVSRDGARTPAKRPSEGQARAKYNFQAQSGVELSLNKGELVTLTRRVDGNWFEGKIANRKGIFPVSYVEVLTDIGAEDIAARTTTVISTQSTTNLRPNMDVLRTNINNEFNTLTQNGSQPPNGILKDTRTLHKTDALHVDTSSEPLTYRALYKYRPQNSDELEIFEGDLVHVLEKCDDGWFVGTSQRTGCFGTFPGNYVERA from the exons ATGCAGAAATTGTATCAGGAGGAGCGCAGACGGAAGTATCTACAGGAGTTGCAGGACATGAATTCGCGACGACACACCGACAATTTTACACCCTCACAGAAATCACCGATTGCACTCAATCGCTACGATGATTTCCCCACAGACGTGACACTCAAATCGCTGGTGGGACCCAAAACAGTTGCCCGGGCGCTCTACAACTTCCAGGGACAGACCTCCAA GGAGCTCTCGTTCCGCAAAGGCGATACCATTTATATACGGCGACAGATCGATCCCAATTGGTATGAGGGTGAACACAATGCGATGATTGGTCTGCTGCCAGCTAGCTACGTCGAG ATTGTAAGCCGCGATGGCGCCCGTACCCCCGCCAAACGTCCCTCGGAGGGTCAGGCACGTGCCAAGTACAACTTCCAGGCTCAGTCCGGTGTAGAGCTGTCCCTCAACAAAGGTGAGCTGGTCACACTGACACGACGAGTCGACGGAAATTGGTTCGAGGGCAAAATTGCCAACCGCAAGGGCATTTTCCCAGTCTCCTATGTTGAG GTGCTAACCGATATTGGAGCCGAGGATATTGCAGCTAGAACCACAACCGTTATCAGCACTCAGAGCACCACAAATCTGCGTCCAAATATGGATGTGCTACGCACAAATATCAACAACGAGTTCAATACGCTGACACAGAATGGTTCCCAGCCACCGAATGGTATCCTGAAGGACACCAGGACACTGCATAAGACAGATGCGCTCCACGTGGACACCAGCTCCGAGCCATTGAC tTATCGCGCACTCTACAAATATCGACCACAGAACTCGGATGAGCTGGAGATCTTTGAGGGGGATCTGGTGCATGTGCTGGAGAAGTGCGATGATGGCTGGTTTGTGGGCACATCTCAGCGGACTGGTTGCTTTGGCACATTCCCCGGCAACTATGTGGAGCGTGCCTGA
- the LOC117783152 gene encoding ribonuclease Z, mitochondrial yields MWLSVLKLQRFGLHGPIRTVTGRSFRMSSTTVTAAAKDTGQQMQPAKYERQPNVLRKKLSSVVPGSVNLQVLGAGANGAPSAVYLFTDQSRYLFNCGEGTQRLAHEHKTRLSRLEQIFVTRNTWTSVGGLPGLALTIQDAGVRNVGLHGPPHLDTMLQSMRRFVVLKNLQMQTIDSTICSQFEDSILSVESVVLRSEQQPERPVISYICKLKPRPGALNLVKCVEQGLSPGPLLGQLKNGQDVTLPCGKVVRSVDVTEPGETALSFVFIDVPSVDYLASLQAQSQQYKQLAASELTEVALVVHFSPPELTDHVEYRQFMDDNFSQCTQHIHLNAAVNPFSGYAAAHRIQYQLHQLDPQVFPLLAESAELQQSCPSTNLSHSLKKTKLEEKEGKEEESKSLSKDATKDTEQGVVSMTSFHLRPKKGLDRTLESKLTPEEYIKEINAVPGVSELLAQLKSETQGSQETDDSYPRIIFLGTGSCIPNKTRNVSSILIQTAANAFMLFDCGEGTHGQIVRLFGRERTREIMRQLQAVYVSHLHADHHIGLIALLSERQQLEPEQPLLLLAPRQIEPWLQFYNRQIESIADAYTLVANGELLEHPLTGEDVERLGIASIATCLVRHCPNAFGVSLTLQAQHEGAPIKVTYSGDTMPCDDLVELGRNSTVLIHEATMEDDLEEEARIKTHSTISQAIQQGRDMQAKHIILTHFSQRYAKCPRLPSTEDMQHVAIAFDNMQVTVEDLRQYHRFYPALLAMYAEYTEELEQRAVKRELKQERKRKLAQT; encoded by the exons ATGTGGCTGTCTGTGTTGAAATTGCAACGCTTCGGTTTGCATGGACCAATTCGGACGGTGACAGGACGCAGCTTTAGAATGAGTAGTACTACAGTGACAGCAGCTGCCAAGGATACTGGCCAGCAAATGCAGCCCGCCAAATACGAACGGCAGCCGAATGTGCTGCGCAAGAAGCTGTCGTCGGTGGTGCCGGGTTCTGTGAATCTCCAGGTGCTGGGAGCAGGTGCCAACGGTGCTCCGAGCGCAGTTTACCTGTTTACGGATCAGTCACGCTACCTCTTCAACTGTGGGGAGGGAACCCAGCGACTGGCACATGAGCACAAGACGCGCCTGTCGCGACTGGAGCAGATCTTTGTGACGCGCAACACGTGGACCAGTGTGGGAGGATTGCCGGGACTGGCGTTGACCATACAGGATGCAGGAGTGCGCAACGTGGGACTGCACGGACCGCCGCACCTGGACACAATGCTCCAGAGCATGCGCCGCTTTGTGGTGCTCAAGAATCTGCAGATGCAGACGATAGACAGCACGATCTGTAGCCAATTCGAGGACTCTATTCTGAGTGTTGAGTCCGTGGTGCTGCGCAGCGAGCAGCAGCCGGAGAGGCCAGTCATCAGCTACATTTGCAAGCTGAAGCCACGTCCAGGTGCCCTCAATCTCGTCAAGTGCGTGGAGCAGGGATTGTCGCCAGGGCCTCTGCTGGGTCAGCTCAAGAATGGACAGGACGTGACGCTGCCCTGTGGCAAGGTGGTGCGCTCCGTGGATGTCACCGAACCCGGCGAGACGGCGCTCTCCTTTGTGTTCATCGATGTGCCCAGCGTGGATTATTTGGCATCTCTGCAGGCACAGTCCCAACAGTACAAGCAGTTGGCCGCATCTGAGCTCACTGAGGTGGCCCTGGTGGTGCACTTCAGTCCGCCCGAGCTGACAGACCATGTGGAGTATCGCCAGTTTATGGATGACAACTTTTCCCAGTGCACCCAACATATACATCTCAACGCGGCAGTGAATCCCTTCTCCGGATATGCAGCTGCCCATCGCATTCAGTATCAGCTGCATCAGCTGGATCCTCAGGTGTTTCCACTGCTGGCGGAGTCAGCGGAGCTGCAGCAAAGCTGTCCAAGCACAAATCTTAGTCACAGCTTGAAGAAAACCAAGTTGGAGGAGAAGGAGGGGAAGGAGGAAGAGAGCAAGTCTTTGTCCAAAGATGCAACTAAAGATACGGAGCAGGGTGTGGTTTCCATGACAAGCTTTCATCTGCGACCTAAGAAAG GCCTGGATCGCACACTGGAGTCGAAGCTGACGCCCGAGGAGTACATCAAGGAGATCAACGCTGTGCCAGGAGTCTCTGAGTTGCTTGCTCAGCTCAAGAGCGAAACACAAGGCAGCCAGGAGACGGATGACAGCTATCCACGCATCATATTCCTGGGCACAGGCTCCTGCATTCCAAACAAGACGCGCAATGTCAGCTCCATTCTCATCCAGACTGCGGCGAATGCGTTTATGCTGTTCGACTGTGGGGAAGGCACACATGGACAGATTGTGCGTCTGTTTGGTAGGGAGCGGACGCGGGAGATTATGAGACAGCTGCAGGCGGTTTATGTCTCCCATTTGCATGCGGATCATCACATTGGCCTCATTGCCCTGTTGAGCGAGCGGCAGCAACTGGAGCCGGAGCAAcctctgctgttgttggcgccACGTCAGATCGAACCTTGGCTGCAGTTTTACAATCGTCAAATTGAATCCATTGCGGATGCCTACACGCTGGTGGCCAATGGCGAGTTGCTGGAGCATCCACTGACTGGGGAGGACGTTGAACGTCTAGGCATTGCCTCGATTGCCACCTGCCTGGTGCGGCATTGTCCCAATGCCTTTGGCGTGAGTCTAACTCTGCAGGCACAGCACGAAGGAGCTCCCATTAAGGTTACCTACAGCGGCGACACGATGCCCTGCGATGACTTGGTCGAGCTGGGTCGCAACTCAACGGTGCTGATACACGAGGCGACCATGGAGGATGATCTGGAGGAGGAGGCACGCATCAAGACGCACAGCACCATCTCGCAGGCCATTCAACAGGGCAGAGACATGCAGGCCAAGCACATCATTCTCACCCACTTCTCGCAGCGCTATGCCAAGTGTCCTCGATTGCCCAGCACCGAGGACATGCAGCACGTGGCCATTGCCTTCGACAACATGCAGGTGACTGTCGAGGATCTGCGTCAGTATCACAGGTTCTATCCGGCCTTGCTAGCCATGTATGCCGAGTATACCGAGGAGCTGGAGCAGCGAGCTGTCAAACGGGAGCTTAAACAGGAAAGGAAACGTAAATTGGCCCAAACGTGA
- the LOC117785131 gene encoding uncharacterized protein C16C10.8 has protein sequence MVFFTCNICGESVKKPAVEKHYQTRCRGKTKNVSCMDCLKDFYEEEYVAHTKCISEAQKYSNQNFVPKEPKNKNAQKQESWMDIIRAILDSTEYQLTPQLRNAFQRLQSVDNVPRKKAKFENFVGNCMRMPRHQATEVWDILEKELNKMKEAKQAELAAAKAAKQKEAGAEAEAETEADVPPKKKTKLENGEATQTDSAATEETNEFDWTAQLSKLVAKQPDGIFLEKLKKKLAKKYTKHLAVTELTEKQSKKFDKRFDKQLKKCDGLQLEGDLVKQC, from the coding sequence ATGGTGTTTTTTACATGCAATATTTGCGGAGAGTCTGTGAAGAAGCCGGCCGTAGAGAAGCACTACCAAACGAGATGCCGGGGCAAAACGAAGAACGTCTCCTGCATGGACTGCCTGAAGGACTTCTACGAGGAAGAGTACGTTGCACACACCAAGTGCATTTCGGAGGCACAAAAGTATTCGAATCAGAACTTTGTGCCCAAGGAGCCCAAGAACAAAAATGCCCAGAAGCAGGAGAGCTGGATGGACATAATCCGTGCCATCTTGGACAGCACTGAGTACCAGCTGACGCCGCAGCTGAGGAATGCCTTCCAGAGATTACAGAGTGTGGACAATGTGCCGCGCAAGAAGGCCAAGTTCGAGAACTTTGTGGGCAACTGCATGAGAATGCCCAGGCACCAGGCCACCGAGGTGTGGGACATCCTCGAAAAGGAGCTCAACAAAATGAAGGAGGCCAAACAAGCGGAACTGGCAGCAGCAAAGGCGGCAAAGCAGAAGGAAGCGGGAGCGGAGGCGGAAGCAGAAACGGAAGCAGATGTGCCGCCCAAGAAAAAGACCAAGCTGGAGAATGGAGAAGCGACTCAAACAGATTCAGCAGCGACTGAGGAGACCAACGAATTTGATTGGACTGCCCAGTTGAGCAAGTTGGTGGCCAAGCAACCCGATGGCATCTTTCTGGAGAAGCTCAAGAAGAAGCTGGCCAAGAAGTACACAAAGCATTTAGCTGTGACGGAGCTGACTGAGAAGCAATCCAAGAAGTTCGACAAACGCTTCGACAAGCAGCTCAAGAAATGCGATGGACTGCAGCTGGAAGGGGATCTGGTGAAGCAATGCTGA
- the LOC117782992 gene encoding LOW QUALITY PROTEIN: uncharacterized protein LOC117782992 (The sequence of the model RefSeq protein was modified relative to this genomic sequence to represent the inferred CDS: substituted 1 base at 1 genomic stop codon) — MFWMCSQLLCVSLFLAVVQAKPQLAEDCELNAVDTMHDFCCDLHDESPEFLECQMDWHEKLEPNNDHLEQAYMFCTAECTFNSTEYLGVNRQSLNMHRIKEHLSQELDNEADELLLYKAYVKCDQHALGLLGHKAVQLIEKRLSPHGCHPYPGLVLECVANEMILHCPTXRFHNSPQCRVTRDYLRQCMEYLQYKS, encoded by the exons atgttttggaTGTGCAGTCAACTGTTGTGTGTTTCACTTTTCCTGGCTGTGGTGCAGGCAAAACCACAGCTGGCTGAGGATTGTGAGCTGAATGCAGTGGATACCATG CATGATTTTTGCTGTGATCTTCACGACGAGTCACCAGAGTTTCTAGAGTGCCAAATGGACTGGCATGAGAAGCTGGAACCCAACAACGATCACTTGGAGCAGGCTTACATGTTT TGCACAGCTGAGTGCACCTTTAATTCAACAGAGTATCTGGGTGTAAATCGTCAATCTCTGAATATGCACAGGATTAAGGAGCACTTGTCGCAGGAGCTGGACAACGAGGCGGATGAGTTGCTGCTCTATAAAGCCTACGTCAAGTGTGACCAGCATG CTCTTGGTCTACTCGGTCACAAGGCAGTGCAGCTGATAGAGAAGCGTCTGTCTCCGCATGGTTGTCATCCTTATCCTGGTCTGGTGCTGGAATGTGTTGCCAACGAGATGATTCTGCACTGTCCAACTTAAAGGTTTCACAACTCCCCTCAGTGTCGGGTTACAAGGGATTATCTGCGTCAGTGCATGGAGTATCTACAATATAAATCTTAA
- the LOC117783701 gene encoding nidogen, with amino-acid sequence MKTFNQNISTLLASLLLLCSVAPQLANGQYQHHLDSLQSNELYEFHEGSDGSIQYLAKGNSEQTLLQLEQPINFYGEQYEQIYINTNGILTFNVEFAEYLNQAFPLEYPSIAAFYSNVDTSSSGDDSNISIFQTRDPASLERAQSLVQYAFNEENEFVAEQLIVATWRNVGYFNSKTDRLNTFQVALIASEQRTFVHFIYPQGGLNWLQGETGELGLPDIRAQAGFVAEDGRFYNLNGSGSENARFLSESTNLGVPGVWLYRVAPLNPGENVQEPNNAETRTESPALAQSCGGNGHQCDSHAQCFDKSEGYCCVCTAGYYGNGRTCLANDLPIRVTGSLSGQVNGQVVDEDAKLQAYVVTSDARIYTTINPVRDELASQLRLALPLLTSVGWLFAKSLNGATNGYQVTGGQYEHISRLQYESGESLLVTQFFEGLNYWDQLTVRIQLNGTVPRVSHATTLHLPDYTDEYRVVRPGEIISLQSHKLELVEEQRVIGFQLDQRIIFNSCLLDDDADPTDRTVLQKVSKISLDYSDRDQAVRANALTKIGVDTESNACTDGSAQCGDYAVCVPYEDTYRCDCQHGFAAQLDEREVEICVDIDECSSGSHICDENALCSNNDGGFSCVCVEGFEGNGYHCLRNNSVDNIEYSTPPDFTADNSQGYAIQEPQQPQQPEQPEQPQQPSYAEPGYPLAGEHVDYPPHEENTQYLDECHRCSPDANCYEGRCGCREGFSGDGYSCDHICGHDEVWEHGRCMPILLDDHEVESSCDFMGECSCPDGYDLTEDRKSCRYAGVYDVEKNEDLVPCDVDSNCHVNARCFWDDHELRHICTCNTGFSGDGYNCDPIEDSCAIKPDICDSHASCNYNEQLGKSECVCQRGYTGDGYRCQLAPECQAAADCGESAFCDGGVCQCHDGFERDLSDICVPAGRCGGAFCGSNAICRWDNKLDVQFCDCIEGYQGDALVGCVSIPTPCNVRNNCGIHATCEPTEDPANYACQCNAGFHGDGYVCIEEQNCLNNPTLCDMNAKCHSTNSGLVCVCNQGFYGNGSVCFERQQHDSDFLLVSQGVVIARVPLNGRNVQPIKVTSMAIGLDKDCVEGRVYWGDISAKKILSAKYDGTDERPFITTDVESPEGIAIDAISRRLYWTDSVKDTIEVASLDDPSLRAVIINKNLVNPRGIAVDPYREKLYWSDWDRSNPKIEFSDLDGTGRELLLGSDAVQLPNSLVVLDHSGELCYADAGTKKVECINVSSRQIRTISQELSYPFGVTFTHDQFYWTDWTSKKLEIADSEGVRQKPIQTPFFGSHKMYAMTAVVQNCPQYQSPCQINNGGCTDARLCLVNRKAPSGKSCKCTSASTGCTVSSPYAFAQPRK; translated from the exons ATGAAgacatttaatcaaaatataagcacgctgctggcgtcgctgctgctgctctgcagCGTAGCTCCTCAACTGGCCAACGGCCAATACCAGCATCACCTGGACTCCCTGCAGTCCAATGAGCTCTACGAGTTCCACGAAGGATCCGATGGAAGCATCCAATATCTGGCCAAGGGCAACAGCGAACAGACGCTGCTCCAATTGGAGCAACCGATCAATTTCTATGGCGAGCAATACGAACAGATCTAT ATCAACACGAATGGCATTTTGACATTCAATGTGGAGTTTGCCGAGTACTTAAATCAGGCCTTTCCCCTGGAGTATCCCTCCATAGCGGCCTTCTACTCCAATGTGGACACCTCGAGCAGTGGCGATGATAGCAACATTTCCATCTTCCAAACACGCGATCCCGCATCCCTGGAACGTGCCCAAAGTTTGGTGCAATATGCCTTCAATGAGGAAAATGAATTCGTGGCCGAACAATTGATTGTGGCCACATGGCGCAATGTGGGATACTTCAACTCGAAGACGGACAGATTGAACACCTTCCAGGTGGCGTTGATTGCCAGCGAGCAGCGCACCTTTGTGCACTTCATCTATCCCCAGGGTGGACTCAACTGGCTGCAGGGCGAGACGGGAGAGCTGGGATTGCCCGACATCAGAGCCCAGGCGGGTTTCGTGGCCGAAGATGGACGCTTCTACAATCTGAATGGTTCCGGATCCGAGAAT GCCCGCTTCCTTAGCGAGAGCACCAATCTGGGTGTGCCTGGTGTCTGGCTGTACCGTGTGGCTCCTCTCAATCCCGGCGAGAATGTGCAGGAACCCAACAACGCAGAGACCCGCACTGAATCTCCTGCCTTGGCTCAGAGCTGTGGTGGCAATGGACACCAGTGCGATAGTCATGCCCAGTGCTTTGACAAGTCCGAGGGTTATTGCTGTGTCTGTACTGCTGGTTACTATGGCAATGGACGCACCTGTCTGGCCAATGATCTGCCCATCCGTGTCACCGGCTCCTTGTCGGGCCAGGTGAATGGACAGGTTGTGGATGAGGATGCCAAACTGCAAGCCTATGTGGTGACATCCGATGCTCGCATTTACACGACCATCAATCCCGTGAGGGACGAGCTGGCATCCCAGTTGCGTCTGGCGTTGCCACTGCTGACCTCCGTGGGCTGGCTCTTTGCCAAGTCGCTCAATGGAGCCACAAATGGTTATCAGGTGACAGGGGGACAATATGAGCACATCTCCCGATTGCAGTACGAGTCGGGAGAGTCGTTGCTGGTGACGCAGTTCTTTGAGGGATTAAACTACTGGGATCAGCTGACTGTCAGGATACAGTTGAATGGCACTGTGCCACGTGTGTCGCATGCCACAACATTGCATCTGCCCGACTACACGGATGAGTATCGCGTTGTGCGTCCCGGCGAAATCATCTCCCTGCAATCCCACAAGCTGGAGCTGGTTGAGGAGCAGCGTGTGATTGGCTTCCAGTTGGATCAGCGCATCATCTTCAACAGTTGCTTGCTCGATGATGATGCCGATCCCACCGACAGGACTGTGCTCCAGAAGGTCTCCAAGATCTCCTTGGACTACTCGGATCGGGATCAGGCGGTCCGCGCCAACGCCCTCACCAAAATCGGAGTCGATACCGAGTCCAATGCCTGCACCGATGGATCCGCCCAATGTGGCGATTATGCCGTCTGTGTTCCCTACGAGGACACCTATCGCTGTGACTGCCAACATGGCTTTGCTGCCCAGCTGGATGAGCGTGAGGTGGAGATCTGTGTCGACATCGATGAATGCTCCTCCGGCTCACACATCTGCGATGAGAATGCCCTCTGCTCCAACAACGATGGCGGCTTCAGCTGTGTCTGCGTCGAGGGATTCGAGGGCAATGGATACCACTGTCTGCGCAATAATTCCGTCGATAACATCGAGTACTCCACTCCCCCAGACTTCACAGCCGACAACTCCCAAGGCTATGCCATTCAGgagccccaacagccccaacAACCCGAGCAGCCTGAGCAACCCCAGCAGCCGAGCTACGCCGAACCTGGTTATCCTCTTGCAGGCGAACATGTCGACTATCCTCCTCACGAGGAAAATACTCAGTATCTGGATGAGTGCCAT CGCTGTTCGCCGGATGCGAATTGCTATGAGGGACGTTGTGGCTGCCGGGAAGGATTCTCCGGAGATGGCTACAGCTGTGATCATATCTGCGGACACGACGAGGTGTGGGAACATGGACGTTGTATGCCCATTCTGTTGGATGATCACGAGGTGGAATCGAGCTGCGATTTCATGGGTGAATGCAGTTGTCCCGACGGCTACGACTTGACCGAGGATAGAAAGAGTTGTCGCTATGCAGGCGTCTATGATGTGGAGAAGAATGAAGACCTGGTGCCTTGCGACGTGGATTCCAACTGCCATGTCAATGCCAGATGTTTCTGGGATGATCACGAGTTGCGTCACATTTGCACCTGCAACACAGGATTCAGCGGCGATGGATACAACTGTGATCCCATCGAGGACTCCTGCGCCATT AAACCAGATATTTGTGACTCACACGCCTCTTGCAACTACAACGAGCAGTTGGGAAAATCCGAGTGCGTCTGCCAACGTGGTTACACCGGAGACGGCTATCGTTGCCAACTGGCTCCGGAATGCCAAGCTGCTGCCGACTGCGGCGAGAGTGCCTTCTGCGATGGAGGAGTCTGTCAATGCCACGACGGATTCGAGCGGGATCTCAGTGATATTTGTGTGCCAGCTGGACGCTGTGGCGGCGCCTTCTGTGGCTCCAATGCCATCTGCCGATGGGACAATAAGCTGGATGTACAGTTCTGTGACTGCATCGAGGGCTATCAAGGCGATGCTCTCGTTGGCTGTGTCAGCATTCCCACACCCTGCAACGTGCGCAACAATTGCGGCATTCATGCCACCTGCGAACCCACCGA AGATCCAGCTAATTATGCTTGCCAATGTAATGCCGGATTCCATGGCGATGGTTATGTCTGCATTGAGGAACAAAACTGCCTCAATAATCCAACTCTTTGCGACATGAATGCCAAGTGTCACTCCACCAACTCGGGACTCGTCTGTGTCTGCAATCAAG GTTTCTATGGCAATGGCTCTGTGTGCTTTGAGAGGCAACAACACGACTCGGACTTCCTGCTTGTCAGCCAGGGTGTGGTGATTGCACGTGTTCCTCTGAATGGACGCAATGTGCAGCCCATTAAGGTGACCTCGATGGCCATTGGCCTGGACAAGGATTGTGTGGAGGGACGCGTCTACTGGGGCGATATTTCGGCAAAGAAGATCCTGAGCGCCAAATACGATGGCACCGATGAGCGTCCATTTATCACCACAG ACGTTGAATCGCCTGAGGGCATTGCCATTGATGCCATCTCACGTCGCCTGTACTGGACGGATTCGGTGAAGGATACTATTGAGGTGGCCAGTCTGGATGATCCCTCACTCCGCGCTGTCATCATCAACAAGAATCTGGTGAATCCTCGCGGCATTGCCGTTGATCCCTACAGAGA AAAACTCTACTGGTCCGACTGGGATCGCTCGAATCCAAAGATTGAGTTCTCTGATCTGGATGGCACTGGTCGGGAGCTGCTCTTGGGCTCCGATGCTGTCCAGTTGCCCAACTCACTGGTGGTGCTGGATCACAGTGGTGAGCTATGCTATGCGGATGCTGGCACCAAGAAGGTGGAGTGCATCAATGTTTCCAGCCGTCAGATTCGCACCATTTCCCAGGAGCTCAGCTATCCATTTGGTGTGACCTTTACGCACGATCAATTCTACTGGACCGACTGGACGAG CAAGAAGCTGGAGATCGCGGATAGCGAAGGAGTACGCCAGAAGCCCATCCAGACGCCCTTCTTTGGCAGCCACAAGATGTACGCAATGACCGCCGTGGTGCAGAACTGTCCTCAATATCAAAGCCCCTGCCAGATCAACAACGGAGGCTGCACCGATGCTCGCCTCTGCCTGGTCAACCGGAAGGCTCCGTCCGGCAAGAGCTGCAAGTGCACCAGCGCCTCCACGGGTTGCACAGTGTCCTCGCCCTATGCCTTTGCACAACCACGCAAATAA
- the LOC117783702 gene encoding uncharacterized protein LOC117783702 encodes MMRSANSLLMKTSRMGMMRDASAQAIRKGLTGTGTTIVQQSQQYRFAQEVSHMRKTSTLQSMREFFMHPLTWDRNNGYLNVVLALAIFSFCFINSCASCPEEGPQAQSKNAD; translated from the coding sequence atgatGCGGTCAGCAAACAGTTTGTTAATGAAAACCTCCCGAATGGGCATGATGCGGGATGCGAGTGCCCAGGCCATTCGGAAGGGATTGACAGGAACAGGAACTACAATAGTGCAGCAGTCACAACAATATCGATTTGCCCAGGAGGTGAGTCACATGAGGAAGACATCAACGTTGCAGTCCATGAGGGAATTCTTTATGCATCCCTTGACCTGGGATCGCAATAATGGATATCTGAATGTGGTGCTGGCATTGGCAATCTTTAGCTTTTGCTTCATCAACTCGTGTGCGTCATGTCCCGAGGAAGGACCGCAGGCGCAGTCAAAGAATGCCGACTAG